The genomic window ATCGTCGTGGGCGCCAGGAAGGTCCACCGCAAACCCAGATTCAGGGTCAGGCGGGGCAATGCCTTCCAGTCGTCCTGAAAATAGGCCTCGGCCCAGCGGTTATGAAAGACGCCGCTGCGCTGCACGCTCGACTGCGTATAGCTGGTGTTCAGTCCCAGCAAATAATCTGCCGCGGGGTCGCCAGTGTGGATCCCCGTAAAACTGAAGTTCCCCATCGGGAAAGCATTGGCATTGGCCCGCCGAATGCCGAAAATGTAGAGCGCTCCGAATTGAAGCACATGATTGTTCTTCACCCAGCTCATGTCATCAGAGGCGATGCCCTCGCCCGTATGGTTGTAGTTGGGCTGCGCACCCACACCCAGCCACGCCCAGATGCCGGAAAGCGAAATGTCCGGAATCCGTCCCAAGGGGTCGGCGCCTGAAAACCGCTGCGCAATGCTGGCTCCGGCAGGCAGTGTGTAATCGGAGACCCCGAGCAGCCATTTGCTGTAGGTCTCGGCAATCTGCGCCGTATTGATGACGTTGGCAGAGACGTTGGTCTGCACCCGCAGCATGGCATTGAGACCACGACTGTAAACCTTTGATGTGGGTATGGGCGCAGGATCGTTATAGTTGCGCGGACGCAGGTCCAGCACCTCTTCCGACATCCAACGCCCGGTTACGATGTTCCTTTTCCCAATCCCCTGGTCGATTCTGTATGTTTGATCATTCTGCGTGTCGCTGTCCGTTCCGGTGTTGGTGTAGTTCACCGCAGCAAGATTGGCAGGGTTGGTTGCGTTTGGCAACGGCCAGTAGGCCTTCATCAGAGCCACCGCCGTCGGGTCCATGCAGGAGGCGGCAATCTGGTCCGGCCTGCCATCCGGTCCGTTGGTGATGCAGGTTGCCGGATTCAGCCCCTGGCTGGTCAGAAGGGCCTGACTGTTGGCATCAAGAACCAGCCCTTTCGCCGGCATCGTCGGACTCTGGCTGAAGTCTCCGTTGCGCATCGCCTGATAGAACATCGAGCGCGTGTGCGTACCATCGTAATGATGATTGACCCTCCACTCGCCCGCAGCAAAGAAATAGCTGTTCTTTGAGCGGTCGCTGTTATACACACCCGGAATCATGAGAGGACCTCCGAGTGCATAGCCGAAAATGTTGTAATGCAACGGCGTGTTTCCTGTGGTGGAGATAAACGGACGCGCCGTCGCAAACTGATTGTTGCGCAGATATTCGTATCCAGTCCCGTGAAAGGTATTGCCGCCGCTCTTGGTCTCTACCAGGATCTGTCCCGAGCCCGCCATGCCATAGCGTGCGCTGTAACTGCTCTTTAAAATACGGAATTCAGCAATGGCGTCCAGCTCCGGCACCACATTCACATTGAGCAGTCCGCTGGGGTCTGCATCGTAAACACCATCAATGGTGTAAGCAGACTTCTCCACCGATGATCCCCCCACAATCACCGCCGTCTGGCCCAGATATCCGCCGAACCCGTATTGCGGCAGACTGCCGCCGCCTGTAACAGCACTCACGCCGGGGACAATCTGCGCCAGGGTCTGGAAGTTCCGGCCATTGAGCATCAGGTTTGAGACCTCCTTGGCGCTGATGGTTCCTCCGCTCTCTGACGATTCCGTCTGCACCTGCACGGTATTGGCCTCTACCGTAATCTGCGTATTCACATCCCCTACCGCGAGCGACACGTCGACTCCCCGACGCTGGCCCGGGTCCAGATGAATGTTCTGGACCACACCCTGTTTGAAGCCTGGCCTGGAAACTGTCACCGTGTAATCTCCCCCGGGCAGAGCATCGGCCACATACACGCCCCTGTCTGAGGTCGTCAGCGTGCGGGTGAGCCTGGTGGCTTGATTGACCACCTGAACAGAGGCGCCGGGAACCATGGCTCCAGAAGAGTCTGTGACTGTGCCCTGGATCGCACCCAGGCTGGTGACCTGTGCTACCGCCGCTGTACAGATCACCAGCACAGGCAGCAAAGAGAGGTAATGAAGTTTGCGGCCGGCCTGATACTTCAAGATTTTATTCATAAAATAATTTTTCATATTGTCCCCGCATCAATTCCCTTCCTTATTTGCCCTGTCCCACTCTATCTTTCACAAAGATGGCCGTCACTTCTCAGTGACAGAGCTGAGCAATTCTGAAAAGAAATCTGGCATTCTGAGGAATTTTGGAGCACGATGAATTTCGTTCTCCAACCCGGCAAAAACTGTAGTACGTTGAAAATTGGGATGTCAATAGAAAATGTTTTTACTAATGAGAATTAGGATCCGACGAAGCCTTCCACTCCTCTGCCTGCCGCTATATGCGCTGCTTTATGTTTGCTCTGCGCCCCTCTTGCCGGCACAGGCCTCGCCGGGCGTCGCCTCCCGCATGGCACGGGTGGAGCGAGAGATCGAGCGAGGTCCTTTCCGTGCGGACTGGGCCTCGCTCGGGCGCTACACGGTCCCGGCCTGGTTTCAGGACGCCAAGTTCGGCATCTTCATCCACTGGGGCGTCTACTCCGTACCGGCCTTTGGCAATGAGTGGTATTCGCGCAATATGTACGTGCAGGGCTCTCCGGCCTACCTGCACCACATCGCAACCTATGGACCGCAGTCCCGTTTTGGCTATAAGGACTTTGTCCCCATGTTCAAGGCGGAAAAATTTGATGCGGACGCATGGGCCGCGCTCTTCCGCCGCGCCGGAGCAAAATATATCGTTCCTGTCGCCGAACACTGCGACGGCTTCCCCATGTATGCTTCTGACCTGACGCAATGGAACGCTCTGCGCATGGGGCCGAAGCGGGACATTCTGGGCGAGCTGGCCCGTGCGGCGCGAAAGGAAGGTCTGCACTTCGGTGCTTCCTCACACCGGGCCGAGCATTGGTGGTGGTATGACGGCGGAACTCAATTCGATTCCGATGTAAACAATCCCAGATTTGCCGGTCTGTACGGGCCCGCGCAGCCCATGAACCTGCCGGGAACGCCGAACAAGGGTGAACCCGACCCGGATCACCTGGAAAAATGGCTGCCGCCGGACCGGGCATTTCTGGAGGACTGGCTCGCCCGCACAACGGAGATCATTGATAAGTATCAGCCGGAGCTTCTCTATCTGGACTGGTGGGTCGGCCAGCCCGCCTTCCGGCCTTATCTTGAGAAGCTCGCAGCCTACTACTACAATCGCGCGGCCTCATCGAAGCAAGGGGTAGTACTGACTTACAAGCAGCATGATTTTCCGGAAAACGCGGCGGTGCTTGACATTGAACGGGGCAAACTGGACTCCCT from Pseudacidobacterium ailaaui includes these protein-coding regions:
- a CDS encoding alpha-L-fucosidase codes for the protein MRIRIRRSLPLLCLPLYALLYVCSAPLLPAQASPGVASRMARVEREIERGPFRADWASLGRYTVPAWFQDAKFGIFIHWGVYSVPAFGNEWYSRNMYVQGSPAYLHHIATYGPQSRFGYKDFVPMFKAEKFDADAWAALFRRAGAKYIVPVAEHCDGFPMYASDLTQWNALRMGPKRDILGELARAARKEGLHFGASSHRAEHWWWYDGGTQFDSDVNNPRFAGLYGPAQPMNLPGTPNKGEPDPDHLEKWLPPDRAFLEDWLARTTEIIDKYQPELLYLDWWVGQPAFRPYLEKLAAYYYNRAASSKQGVVLTYKQHDFPENAAVLDIERGKLDSLRLLPWQTDTSLSIQSWGYVKDDQYRDARSLIDELVDVVSKNGNLLLNVGPKADGTIPEQAQHVLLQIGDWLRQNGEAIYGTRPWLVFGEGPTQDANSTAKGKDIRNYTAEDIRFTTKGGTLYAIALGWPRGGKLIIHTLWKGTPYLRRPISHVDLLGSSSPLHWEQTATGLVLDLPDLPPNDAAYVFRIHIQG
- a CDS encoding TonB-dependent receptor, which produces MNKILKYQAGRKLHYLSLLPVLVICTAAVAQVTSLGAIQGTVTDSSGAMVPGASVQVVNQATRLTRTLTTSDRGVYVADALPGGDYTVTVSRPGFKQGVVQNIHLDPGQRRGVDVSLAVGDVNTQITVEANTVQVQTESSESGGTISAKEVSNLMLNGRNFQTLAQIVPGVSAVTGGGSLPQYGFGGYLGQTAVIVGGSSVEKSAYTIDGVYDADPSGLLNVNVVPELDAIAEFRILKSSYSARYGMAGSGQILVETKSGGNTFHGTGYEYLRNNQFATARPFISTTGNTPLHYNIFGYALGGPLMIPGVYNSDRSKNSYFFAAGEWRVNHHYDGTHTRSMFYQAMRNGDFSQSPTMPAKGLVLDANSQALLTSQGLNPATCITNGPDGRPDQIAASCMDPTAVALMKAYWPLPNATNPANLAAVNYTNTGTDSDTQNDQTYRIDQGIGKRNIVTGRWMSEEVLDLRPRNYNDPAPIPTSKVYSRGLNAMLRVQTNVSANVINTAQIAETYSKWLLGVSDYTLPAGASIAQRFSGADPLGRIPDISLSGIWAWLGVGAQPNYNHTGEGIASDDMSWVKNNHVLQFGALYIFGIRRANANAFPMGNFSFTGIHTGDPAADYLLGLNTSYTQSSVQRSGVFHNRWAEAYFQDDWKALPRLTLNLGLRWTFLAPTTMSGAQVTNFNPATFNPAEAPVISTTGHETLNANNQPLTASGAVANPTNGLVFSGQSGTPYGFISSKNYWGPRIGFAYQLTDDGKTSVFGGYGLGYTPVAYEQIANLISNPPYVQSTTINNSLLSKPTIGVVGAPPIPSLSVIGLQTRAVATSTYSLTVEREVAPHAVASVAYAGSVTRHITLGGYDYNFPVNGSTSTTPSCAASASNPANGAYGTYAGPPVTHYSFDPCLNTGVVSSLYYRPYAGYSSMSGSFSGGSGNYNSLQTGLVYRLTDLQLNLAYTWSKSLTNVIPGNPGANGAGVGYDEAASPQNPRNLAADYGLPDFDRTHVFTSAWVYQMPFFRHSGNLFARELLSGWGTSGLAVLESGFAITPSLGTAGTGLATRPNLVGKITHPGSGKPFDPKPYVSPAAFQPPAYGLFGDSSPGTIRGPKDITFNVAADKTFPLTERVNFKLRAEAFNVFNHPNTVVTTVWSGTNGGSFGTVNGAGDQRIMEFSGRFTF